One Streptomyces sp. NBC_01217 genomic region harbors:
- a CDS encoding tyrosine-type recombinase/integrase → MLTFDVRIWGVRQRPSKSAPFQLRWKVGGEVHQQPFVTSKLADGRRSELITAQRNGEQFDTETGVPASELRELNSPTWFDHSCAYALMKWPKASAKHRSGIAEALANMMPVLVTTRKGMPNQDVLRLALRTWAFQMTKNEAGQWALRKDVLDPPEESAQALDWVAKHSLKVKDLAQSDNLRPALEALSLKLNGKPAANNTVSRKRTVLSNALRFAVERDLLTNNPLTKIDWDPPQTDDEVDFRYVPGPKLARELLDAIAAQGPRGSHLHAFFGCLYYAAMRPSEGADLRQQDCRLPATGWGELILAGSRPEVGSGWTDDGKSYEQRGLKRRARRATRSLPIPPALVRLLSEHIRTHGSAPDGRLFTAVRGGRIRSTEYTEMWQEARRRALDEADLRTQIAEVPYSLRHAGVSLWIKVGVDPVEVARRAGHSPAVLWRFYAKVLRGHQQQANELISAALEAHIEDPSTS, encoded by the coding sequence ATGCTGACCTTCGATGTACGTATCTGGGGCGTCCGGCAGCGCCCGAGCAAGAGTGCTCCGTTCCAACTCCGTTGGAAGGTCGGGGGCGAGGTACACCAACAGCCGTTCGTGACCTCTAAGCTCGCAGACGGCCGACGGTCCGAACTCATCACCGCCCAGCGCAACGGCGAGCAGTTCGACACCGAAACAGGGGTCCCGGCATCGGAGCTTCGCGAGCTCAACTCCCCCACCTGGTTCGACCACTCATGCGCCTACGCGCTCATGAAGTGGCCGAAGGCATCCGCCAAACACAGGTCCGGAATCGCGGAGGCGCTGGCGAACATGATGCCCGTGCTAGTGACCACCCGGAAGGGAATGCCTAACCAGGACGTCCTACGCCTGGCCCTCCGTACCTGGGCCTTCCAGATGACCAAGAACGAAGCCGGTCAGTGGGCGCTGCGCAAAGACGTACTGGATCCGCCCGAGGAGTCGGCCCAGGCGCTGGACTGGGTGGCGAAGCACTCGCTCAAGGTCAAAGACCTGGCCCAGTCCGACAACCTCCGTCCCGCCCTCGAAGCGCTGTCACTCAAGCTCAACGGCAAGCCAGCTGCCAACAACACGGTGAGCCGTAAGCGAACCGTCCTAAGCAACGCACTGCGCTTCGCAGTGGAACGCGACCTGCTCACCAACAACCCGCTCACAAAGATCGACTGGGACCCGCCCCAGACGGATGACGAAGTCGACTTCCGGTACGTCCCCGGACCGAAGCTCGCCCGTGAGCTCTTGGACGCCATAGCCGCACAGGGGCCACGAGGCAGTCACCTGCACGCTTTCTTCGGGTGCCTGTACTACGCCGCCATGCGACCGTCGGAAGGCGCGGATCTGCGGCAGCAAGACTGCCGCCTTCCCGCCACGGGATGGGGCGAGCTCATCCTCGCAGGAAGCCGCCCGGAGGTCGGCTCGGGGTGGACGGACGACGGGAAGTCGTACGAGCAACGCGGCTTGAAGCGTCGGGCTCGGCGAGCAACCCGGTCTCTACCGATTCCGCCGGCTCTCGTACGCCTGCTGAGCGAGCACATCCGAACGCACGGATCGGCCCCCGACGGACGGCTCTTCACCGCCGTTCGAGGAGGGCGGATTCGATCCACGGAATACACGGAGATGTGGCAGGAGGCGAGACGAAGGGCACTCGACGAAGCAGACTTGCGAACCCAGATCGCCGAAGTGCCGTACTCCCTCCGACATGCCGGTGTCTCGCTCTGGATCAAGGTGGGCGTTGACCCTGTGGAGGTCGCTAGGCGAGCCGGCCACAGCCCTGCGGTCCTATGGCGCTTCTACGCGAAGGTCCTGCGCGGGCATCAGCAACAAGCCAACGAGCTGATCAGCGCTGCTCTAGAGGCGCACATCGAAGACCCGTCTACCTCCTGA
- a CDS encoding GntR family transcriptional regulator — protein MPEQPPYLQIADVLRQRIADQEWTPGDRLPSRAQLGEECGVGEAVIRRAQEVLISQGVLEGRAGSGTYVAEPRERLRMVRSLYSGEPEGSPLRVDVAALGKGGTWESRSDAMVPAPPDIAARLGVPEGDYCVRTAYEYLSDGKPTHVSTSWEPYSITTGTLVVLPEGGPYAGTGVVRRMAEIGITVSRAVERPEPGQANAEEAVLLGVQRGALVTRIERTYYSSDGKPVETADIVVPAAYCEIVYEVPVVG, from the coding sequence ATGCCTGAGCAGCCGCCCTATCTCCAGATCGCTGACGTGCTGAGACAGCGCATCGCGGATCAGGAATGGACACCGGGCGACCGGCTACCCTCCCGCGCTCAGCTAGGGGAGGAATGCGGTGTGGGTGAGGCCGTAATCCGGCGCGCCCAGGAGGTGCTCATCTCGCAGGGCGTCTTGGAAGGCCGCGCCGGATCGGGGACCTACGTCGCTGAGCCGCGGGAACGGCTGCGTATGGTCCGCTCGCTGTACAGCGGTGAGCCTGAAGGCTCACCGCTGCGCGTCGACGTGGCCGCACTCGGCAAGGGGGGCACCTGGGAGAGTCGGAGTGACGCAATGGTGCCGGCTCCACCGGACATCGCGGCACGTCTCGGCGTCCCAGAGGGGGACTACTGCGTGCGCACTGCCTACGAGTACTTGTCCGACGGCAAGCCGACGCATGTGTCGACAAGTTGGGAGCCGTACAGCATCACAACCGGCACGCTCGTGGTGCTGCCGGAGGGTGGGCCGTATGCAGGGACGGGCGTCGTGCGTCGCATGGCCGAGATCGGAATTACGGTCAGCCGTGCGGTAGAGAGGCCGGAGCCGGGACAAGCAAACGCCGAGGAGGCGGTCCTCCTCGGCGTTCAGCGGGGCGCGCTCGTCACGCGTATTGAGCGGACTTATTACAGCAGCGATGGGAAGCCGGTCGAGACGGCGGACATCGTCGTACCTGCCGCATACTGCGAGATCGTCTACGAAGTGCCCGTGGTCGGGTAA
- a CDS encoding cell division protein FtsK, whose amino-acid sequence MKHEEDDDHERDLFAHLEKEMGADSENPGGSVLDFDKHRSGGSRPSESADPDEVTEVDRPGGPSGPGLMDRVRGAKRRPIVPAWAKSGREFKAAGKGVAAYAWHVAAYHAVRTPWYTLRLTLQVPRGAVRFVGDSLRWVVDAEGEPLRQDAASREDVDDYLKLSRQRDRRVRWRTVVAVAASIVGSTTAFAMYVLAPTWLLAISASAVSMALGRLGQPADDPVIHRAVEIPKATKLTSDIVLRALGSLGIPAINQAQSKGGDGFNFTAPITRDGPGWLAEGDLPYGVTVTDVVDRRDKLASGLRRPLGCVWPEAVADQHTGRLRLWVGDQDMSQTQQELWPLAKSGNVDLFKPVHWGTDQRGRWVGVTLMFIAGIIGAIPRMGKTFLLRLLLLIAALDVRAELHTYDLKGTGDLDTVGDRVAYRHRAGEEDADIEYAIADMRELQGELRRRAKVIRSLPRDVCPESKVTTELASKRSLGLHPIVVGVDECQVWFEHPKYGAEFKEICTDLVKRGPATGIVLLMATQRPDKDSIPTSISANASARWCLKVMGQVENDMVLGTGAYKRGVRASMFAWGDKGICYFLGEGADARIVRSAFIDAVASDRIALRARALRERAGTLGGHALGEQPETDVAATYDLLADLMACVSAEKPKVWNEAVIARLAELRPEVYGAWTAEQLTVAVKPFGIRTLQVWGSTEDGKGANRRGIKRADVLKAIAERDGRAEVA is encoded by the coding sequence GTGAAACACGAGGAAGACGACGATCACGAGCGCGATCTCTTTGCGCACCTGGAAAAGGAGATGGGCGCCGACTCCGAAAACCCTGGAGGGTCGGTCCTCGACTTCGACAAGCATCGGTCGGGCGGCAGCCGACCGTCCGAGTCGGCCGACCCTGACGAGGTAACCGAGGTCGACCGTCCCGGCGGACCGTCGGGCCCCGGCCTGATGGATCGGGTACGGGGCGCCAAGCGTCGTCCGATCGTCCCGGCGTGGGCGAAGTCAGGGCGCGAGTTCAAGGCTGCGGGCAAGGGAGTTGCGGCGTACGCATGGCACGTCGCGGCCTACCACGCGGTGCGCACGCCCTGGTACACGCTGCGGCTCACTCTGCAGGTACCGCGCGGCGCCGTGCGGTTCGTAGGCGACTCGCTGCGGTGGGTTGTAGACGCGGAGGGCGAGCCGCTCCGCCAGGACGCCGCGAGCCGTGAGGACGTCGACGACTATCTGAAGCTGAGCCGTCAGCGAGACCGGCGGGTGCGCTGGCGCACGGTGGTTGCCGTCGCCGCCTCGATCGTGGGTTCCACCACTGCCTTCGCGATGTACGTTCTCGCCCCGACGTGGCTGCTGGCGATCTCGGCCTCGGCAGTGTCGATGGCCCTCGGCCGGCTCGGCCAGCCCGCCGACGACCCGGTCATCCACAGGGCTGTGGAGATCCCGAAGGCTACGAAACTCACCAGCGACATCGTGCTTCGCGCTCTCGGATCCCTGGGGATTCCCGCGATCAACCAAGCCCAGTCCAAGGGCGGGGACGGGTTCAACTTCACCGCGCCGATCACCCGCGACGGACCCGGATGGCTCGCCGAGGGCGACCTTCCGTACGGCGTGACCGTGACGGATGTAGTCGACCGTCGGGACAAGCTCGCGTCGGGTCTCCGCCGTCCGCTGGGCTGTGTGTGGCCCGAGGCCGTGGCCGACCAGCACACGGGTCGACTCCGGCTGTGGGTCGGCGACCAGGACATGTCCCAGACCCAACAGGAACTCTGGCCCCTGGCGAAGTCGGGGAACGTCGACCTCTTCAAGCCAGTCCACTGGGGCACCGACCAGCGCGGGCGGTGGGTCGGCGTAACCCTGATGTTCATCGCGGGCATCATTGGCGCCATCCCGAGGATGGGCAAGACCTTCTTGCTTCGGCTGCTCCTGCTGATTGCCGCGCTGGACGTGCGGGCCGAGCTTCACACGTACGACTTGAAGGGCACCGGCGACCTCGACACCGTCGGTGACCGCGTCGCCTACCGGCACCGCGCCGGCGAGGAGGACGCGGACATCGAGTACGCCATCGCAGACATGCGCGAGCTGCAGGGTGAGCTGCGCAGGCGTGCGAAGGTGATCCGCTCGTTGCCCCGGGACGTCTGCCCGGAATCGAAGGTCACGACCGAACTGGCTTCGAAGCGCTCGCTCGGGCTGCACCCGATCGTGGTCGGTGTGGATGAGTGCCAGGTCTGGTTCGAACACCCGAAGTACGGTGCCGAGTTCAAGGAGATCTGCACCGACCTCGTCAAGCGCGGACCGGCCACGGGGATTGTGCTGCTGATGGCCACGCAGCGGCCGGACAAGGACAGCATCCCGACGTCGATCAGCGCCAATGCTTCCGCACGCTGGTGCTTGAAGGTCATGGGCCAGGTCGAGAACGACATGGTGCTCGGGACCGGCGCCTACAAGCGCGGCGTCCGGGCCAGCATGTTCGCCTGGGGGGACAAGGGCATCTGCTACTTCCTCGGCGAAGGCGCGGATGCACGCATCGTCCGCTCCGCCTTCATCGACGCCGTGGCATCCGACCGGATCGCACTCCGGGCCCGTGCTCTGCGCGAGCGAGCAGGCACCCTCGGCGGACACGCTCTCGGCGAGCAGCCAGAGACGGACGTGGCAGCTACGTACGACCTCCTCGCCGATCTCATGGCCTGCGTCTCGGCCGAGAAACCGAAGGTCTGGAACGAGGCGGTGATTGCCCGCCTCGCCGAGCTTCGGCCGGAGGTCTACGGCGCCTGGACGGCGGAACAACTCACCGTGGCCGTAAAGCCGTTCGGCATCCGCACCCTGCAGGTGTGGGGCAGCACCGAGGACGGCAAGGGCGCCAACCGGCGTGGAATCAAGCGCGCCGATGTCCTCAAGGCGATCGCGGAACGTGACGGAAGGGCTGAGGTCGCGTAG
- a CDS encoding helix-turn-helix transcriptional regulator yields the protein MRREPHMKLAEILNELGMSRAAFYRMRTRGLAPKCIKLPNGQLRFRRADFDKWLNEHEEATAC from the coding sequence ATGCGCCGAGAACCGCATATGAAGCTCGCCGAGATCCTCAACGAACTCGGCATGTCCCGCGCCGCCTTCTACCGAATGCGCACCCGCGGCCTGGCCCCGAAGTGCATCAAGCTCCCCAACGGCCAACTCCGTTTCCGTCGGGCCGACTTCGACAAGTGGCTGAACGAACACGAGGAGGCGACTGCATGCTGA
- a CDS encoding DUF2637 domain-containing protein, producing the protein MTLASSAVAVPPPLSKTEKVLLGVVIPAGGGVGGLGFAASFNSVSEAASRWGFTYPWMLPTGIDLAIPVFTAANLLLIRLDMPLAWVRFVPWGLTLVTCGLNVAAGHSVSSRVAHGAMPLLWVVLSEIAAHIYAVRIGAVTGARMERIRRSRWLIAPRTTLLLWRRMVLWETTDYREALALEKQRLLVRAELFETYGRAWRRNAPRRDLVLLKLGELTPDGAVPTDDEKEPPADGGSGSGSAPSSRRKNRSAKNGRRMTWDEAIVKAREQTAGWSYEQLDAEPIRKAVGCSQDRSRQLRDVLRSERVKAAEKERTEAAV; encoded by the coding sequence ATGACTCTCGCATCCTCCGCAGTTGCGGTACCACCGCCGTTGAGCAAGACGGAGAAGGTGCTGTTGGGCGTCGTGATTCCTGCCGGTGGCGGGGTGGGCGGACTGGGGTTCGCGGCCTCGTTCAACTCGGTTTCCGAGGCGGCCAGTCGGTGGGGATTCACCTACCCGTGGATGCTGCCGACCGGAATCGACCTTGCCATCCCCGTCTTCACTGCGGCCAACCTGCTCTTGATCCGTCTCGACATGCCGCTCGCGTGGGTGCGGTTCGTGCCATGGGGGCTGACGCTGGTCACCTGCGGGCTGAACGTCGCAGCCGGGCACTCGGTCTCATCGAGGGTCGCCCATGGGGCCATGCCCCTGCTGTGGGTGGTGTTGAGCGAGATCGCGGCACACATTTACGCCGTCCGCATCGGTGCCGTTACCGGCGCGAGGATGGAACGGATCCGTCGCTCCCGTTGGCTGATCGCTCCTCGCACGACGCTGTTGCTCTGGCGCCGAATGGTTCTGTGGGAGACCACCGACTATCGCGAAGCGCTGGCGCTGGAGAAACAACGGCTGCTGGTCCGCGCCGAGCTGTTCGAGACCTACGGTCGCGCATGGCGAAGGAACGCTCCGCGGCGAGACCTCGTACTCCTCAAGTTGGGTGAGCTCACCCCCGACGGTGCCGTCCCGACCGACGACGAAAAGGAGCCTCCCGCCGATGGTGGGTCGGGCTCCGGATCGGCACCCTCGTCACGCCGCAAGAACAGGTCGGCGAAGAACGGTCGGCGCATGACGTGGGACGAGGCGATCGTCAAGGCCCGCGAACAGACGGCGGGCTGGTCGTACGAACAGCTGGACGCGGAGCCCATTCGCAAAGCCGTCGGCTGCAGCCAGGACCGTTCGCGGCAGCTACGGGACGTGCTCAGGTCCGAGCGGGTGAAGGCGGCAGAGAAGGAACGCACCGAAGCCGCCGTGTGA
- a CDS encoding glycosyltransferase family 2 protein produces the protein MRRRIIIVTAVHPPSAPFLADAYKSLCNQGLPDGWEWHWLIQEDGRTDEVAPHVPDDERITFRQGRPGGPGVARTMALARADGEYIKILDADDQLPAGALARDLAALEGDSSIGWATSRVLDLLPDGTTVGFDGDPEAGAIERGAVLEFWKANGFRAQVHPATLFVRRGLLLALGGWMALPASEDTGLLLALNATSRGWFSPEVGLLYRKWPGQATSQAAHTDAGERDARMAIIEARARELGYLGWGYPTTGTS, from the coding sequence GTGCGTCGGCGCATCATCATCGTCACGGCTGTCCACCCCCCGTCCGCCCCGTTCTTGGCAGACGCCTACAAGTCTTTGTGCAACCAGGGGCTGCCGGACGGGTGGGAATGGCACTGGCTCATTCAGGAAGACGGCCGGACCGACGAGGTCGCCCCCCATGTCCCCGACGACGAGCGCATCACCTTCCGGCAAGGGCGTCCTGGCGGTCCTGGTGTTGCCCGCACCATGGCTCTCGCGCGCGCGGACGGCGAGTACATCAAGATCCTTGATGCCGACGATCAGCTGCCTGCTGGTGCGCTTGCCCGCGACCTGGCCGCGCTCGAAGGTGACTCCAGCATCGGCTGGGCCACCTCGCGCGTCCTCGACCTGCTGCCCGACGGCACGACGGTCGGGTTCGACGGGGATCCCGAGGCCGGCGCCATCGAGCGAGGAGCTGTACTCGAATTTTGGAAGGCGAACGGGTTCCGCGCCCAGGTCCACCCGGCGACCCTGTTCGTCCGCCGTGGCCTGCTCCTGGCGCTGGGCGGCTGGATGGCTCTTCCCGCCTCGGAAGACACCGGCCTGTTGCTCGCGCTGAATGCCACCAGCCGCGGATGGTTCTCGCCGGAGGTCGGGCTGTTGTACCGGAAGTGGCCTGGACAGGCCACCAGCCAGGCTGCGCACACCGATGCCGGCGAACGCGATGCGCGCATGGCGATTATCGAAGCCAGGGCTCGGGAGCTGGGCTACTTGGGGTGGGGTTACCCGACCACGGGCACTTCGTAG
- a CDS encoding DUF3987 domain-containing protein, producing MTDSAETAPPNDLEAEQAALGAMFLSRDAIAEVAAILAPDDYYRPAHATIHATVTAMHAADLPVDPITVAARLRDVGQLQRVGGATYLHALVQATPSAANSSYYAEIVADVANQRRLIETGTRLIAHSRQGTTDVEQLAAQASAELATIRSADQWPAPIPLGTHASLPLFPVSALTPWIAEHVAAVAEFTQTPPDLAATMALAAVSTAAGGRVNVEIRPGWREQSNLYLVCAMPPASRKSDVFAAMTEPIYEVERQLQDESRACIVEAETAREAALAEAEGLMAKARKPGSDIDRSSLVAEASAAKLLAEEIFVPPRPRLTVSGDITPEPLAQQLAIHRCLAALSPEGDLFDIIAGRYSARPALGVFLQAHKGERLQTDRITREQPSVDKPALTIGITPQPAVLQDLASAPGARDRGLLARFLYALPASNLGYRKIRTTPVPEPITQRYQDGLARLLRTLYALPDPVTVRLTAQADRAVEGLQDKLETSLRPEQPLSHLLDWAGKLVGHTARVALLLHLADRVSSDDWGQPVDEATIARATEITDYYTAHALAVFDLIASDPATDAAQTILGWLRRPKADGTWRTAVKRRDAVAASRRFRTVAQVEPALALLEAHGYLRAEERIRSGRVGQPATTTYRVHPSLQTPEDSADAR from the coding sequence GTGACCGACTCCGCCGAGACCGCACCACCGAACGACCTGGAAGCAGAACAGGCTGCACTTGGGGCCATGTTCTTGTCGCGCGACGCGATCGCTGAAGTGGCCGCGATTCTGGCCCCGGACGACTACTACCGTCCCGCGCACGCCACGATCCACGCCACCGTCACCGCCATGCACGCGGCCGATCTGCCCGTAGACCCGATCACCGTCGCTGCCCGGCTGCGGGATGTTGGACAGCTTCAGCGGGTCGGCGGGGCCACCTATCTGCACGCGCTCGTTCAGGCGACGCCCAGCGCAGCCAACAGCTCGTACTACGCGGAGATCGTGGCCGACGTCGCCAATCAGCGGCGCCTCATCGAGACCGGCACCCGCCTGATCGCGCACAGTCGGCAGGGCACAACGGATGTAGAACAGCTCGCAGCCCAGGCATCTGCAGAGCTCGCCACAATCCGTAGCGCCGACCAATGGCCGGCCCCGATCCCTCTCGGCACGCATGCATCGCTTCCGCTTTTCCCCGTCTCGGCGTTGACGCCGTGGATCGCTGAACACGTGGCCGCGGTCGCCGAGTTCACTCAGACACCTCCGGACCTGGCCGCCACCATGGCGCTCGCGGCGGTTTCGACTGCGGCCGGCGGACGCGTCAACGTGGAAATCCGCCCCGGGTGGCGTGAACAGTCCAACCTCTACCTGGTCTGCGCCATGCCTCCCGCGTCTCGAAAGTCCGATGTCTTCGCAGCGATGACCGAGCCGATCTACGAGGTCGAGCGTCAGCTGCAGGACGAATCGCGGGCCTGCATCGTCGAGGCGGAAACCGCCAGAGAGGCGGCTCTCGCGGAGGCCGAAGGCCTCATGGCGAAGGCCCGGAAGCCGGGCAGCGACATCGACCGCAGTTCGCTGGTCGCTGAGGCGTCCGCCGCCAAATTGCTCGCCGAAGAGATCTTCGTGCCGCCTAGGCCGCGGTTGACGGTCTCCGGTGACATCACCCCCGAGCCGCTCGCCCAGCAGCTCGCAATCCACAGGTGCCTCGCCGCACTTTCCCCTGAGGGCGACCTCTTCGACATCATCGCCGGGCGCTACAGCGCACGGCCCGCGCTGGGTGTCTTCCTGCAGGCTCACAAGGGCGAGCGCCTGCAGACCGACCGGATCACCCGGGAACAGCCGAGCGTGGACAAGCCCGCCCTCACTATCGGCATCACTCCGCAACCCGCGGTTCTGCAGGACCTGGCCAGCGCTCCCGGCGCCCGCGACCGCGGGCTCCTCGCGCGCTTCCTCTACGCCCTGCCCGCCTCGAATCTCGGCTACCGCAAGATCCGCACCACCCCCGTGCCCGAGCCGATCACCCAGCGCTACCAAGACGGTCTCGCCCGGCTCCTGCGCACTCTCTACGCCCTGCCCGATCCCGTCACTGTCCGGCTCACCGCGCAGGCGGACCGCGCGGTCGAGGGTCTGCAGGACAAGCTCGAAACGTCGCTCCGTCCCGAGCAGCCGCTCTCCCACCTCTTGGACTGGGCAGGCAAGTTGGTCGGTCACACCGCCCGGGTCGCCCTGCTTCTCCACCTTGCAGACCGCGTCAGCAGCGACGACTGGGGCCAGCCCGTGGACGAGGCGACCATCGCCCGCGCGACGGAGATCACCGACTACTACACGGCTCACGCCCTGGCGGTCTTCGACCTGATCGCCTCCGACCCGGCCACCGACGCCGCGCAGACGATCCTCGGCTGGCTCCGTCGCCCAAAGGCGGATGGCACGTGGCGCACCGCAGTCAAACGACGCGATGCCGTCGCAGCCTCCCGCCGCTTCCGTACGGTCGCGCAGGTCGAACCCGCCCTCGCTCTGCTGGAAGCCCACGGCTACCTCCGAGCCGAGGAACGCATCAGGAGCGGCCGCGTTGGTCAACCCGCAACGACGACGTACCGCGTCCACCCCTCCCTCCAGACTCCGGAGGACAGCGCCGATGCCCGCTAG
- a CDS encoding GntR family transcriptional regulator has product MTANRYQDIADDLRQGIETGLLRAGDQLPAETVLARRYTASVPTVRVALGVLQDEGLIEKQHGRGNFVRRPFERITYSNDCFARDRRAAFNTALHVSVSVSEVQAGDELSALLQVPKNTVLIEYVYLSSQGASPHSLVHIYVPRSVARASTPDASRSPLGDDIRGRLAETGIEATSTVDRLTARLPTPSEAKTLRLGAGTPVLAVERVSMDASGRVVEAALLVLPGHRTEAVFTTHAPIEELESAG; this is encoded by the coding sequence GTGACAGCCAATCGCTATCAGGACATCGCGGACGATCTCCGGCAGGGCATCGAGACTGGCTTGCTCCGAGCTGGGGACCAGCTGCCCGCGGAGACAGTTCTCGCCCGCCGGTACACAGCCAGCGTGCCCACCGTCAGGGTCGCCCTCGGGGTTCTCCAGGACGAAGGACTGATTGAGAAACAGCACGGCCGGGGCAACTTCGTCCGCCGTCCGTTCGAGCGGATCACGTACTCCAACGATTGCTTCGCGCGGGACCGGCGAGCGGCGTTCAACACTGCTCTGCACGTAAGTGTCAGCGTCAGTGAGGTGCAGGCCGGGGACGAACTGTCGGCCCTCCTGCAGGTTCCGAAGAACACCGTCCTCATCGAGTACGTGTACCTCAGCAGCCAGGGAGCGTCCCCGCACAGCCTGGTGCACATCTACGTACCACGCAGCGTCGCGCGCGCCAGCACACCGGACGCGAGCCGGTCGCCCTTGGGCGATGACATCCGGGGCCGGCTCGCCGAGACCGGCATCGAAGCGACGTCGACTGTCGACCGTCTTACGGCTCGTCTGCCGACCCCCAGCGAAGCGAAAACCCTTCGGCTCGGCGCTGGGACGCCCGTGCTGGCCGTCGAGCGAGTGTCTATGGACGCCTCGGGCCGGGTGGTGGAGGCAGCCCTCCTGGTCCTCCCTGGCCACCGGACAGAAGCCGTCTTCACCACCCACGCACCGATCGAGGAACTGGAGTCAGCGGGATGA
- a CDS encoding GntR family transcriptional regulator translates to MAVAYERIADELRQSIRAGELRPGDRLPAESKLAEKYKRSVPTIRDALRLLRDEGLIEKQHGRGNFVRQSRTTVLRTNLRHQWEKDRAREPEPVRLRTGATEHDTGLEIDDLVFHASYRYIESDERLSGIFDVQEGTPLLERTYRTRYAVESAPFSLVTSYIVRGLIEGNPDLLDETNEPWPGGTQNQLFTVGIELSRIEEHVTARPPTPEEAEELELPPGTSVLVLRKTSFDTDDRAVEMSDVTLPGDRTEMLFTTPLERW, encoded by the coding sequence ATGGCAGTCGCATACGAGCGGATCGCGGACGAGCTCAGGCAATCCATCCGCGCAGGTGAACTGAGGCCTGGTGACCGCCTGCCCGCCGAGTCGAAGCTCGCTGAGAAGTACAAGCGGAGCGTCCCGACCATTCGCGACGCGCTTCGTCTTCTGCGGGACGAGGGCCTGATCGAGAAGCAGCACGGCCGCGGCAACTTCGTCCGTCAGTCTCGAACGACCGTGCTGCGGACCAACCTCCGTCACCAGTGGGAGAAGGACCGCGCGCGCGAGCCGGAGCCTGTGCGGCTGAGGACAGGCGCGACAGAGCATGACACCGGTCTGGAGATAGACGACCTCGTCTTTCATGCGTCCTACCGCTACATCGAGTCGGACGAGCGCCTGTCCGGGATCTTCGATGTCCAGGAGGGGACACCTCTTCTGGAACGCACGTACCGAACGCGATACGCCGTTGAGAGCGCCCCATTCAGTCTGGTGACCTCCTACATCGTCCGAGGCCTGATCGAGGGGAACCCCGATCTCCTGGACGAGACCAACGAGCCATGGCCGGGCGGCACGCAGAACCAGCTCTTCACCGTGGGAATCGAGCTCAGCCGCATAGAGGAACACGTAACCGCTCGGCCACCCACGCCGGAGGAAGCGGAAGAGCTGGAGCTGCCGCCGGGGACATCGGTCCTGGTTCTCCGGAAAACGTCGTTCGACACCGACGACCGCGCCGTGGAGATGTCTGACGTCACGCTGCCTGGTGACCGCACGGAAATGCTCTTCACTACTCCCCTGGAAAGGTGGTGA